In the genome of Saprospira sp. CCB-QB6, one region contains:
- the rpsU gene encoding 30S ribosomal protein S21, with amino-acid sequence MLIIKVKDNEPIDRALRRYKRKVRNTKLLREFRKRKHFEKKSVQRRHEVLKAIYKDEKDRAMED; translated from the coding sequence ATGTTAATCATCAAGGTAAAAGACAATGAGCCTATTGACAGAGCGCTCCGTCGTTACAAGCGTAAAGTACGCAATACTAAGCTACTACGCGAATTTCGCAAACGCAAGCACTTCGAAAAGAAGTCAGTGCAGCGTCGTCACGAGGTCCTAAAAGCGATCTACAAAGACGAGAAAGATAGAGCAATGGAGGATTAA
- a CDS encoding polysaccharide deacetylase family protein: MRVVAFYSPFFSARLEYICSLIFEEHLGLSLLYLSSKVDFLAYEGPKLAYGELKESSLFIPQATAILSQKDIRPLPAMDWQMDQNAWPFTLVGRSGLLDFDLLSLAFLAVSRYEEYLLFQEDQHGRFSADQSFFSTYLRRPWLDYHFNRLGELLVQQFPQLEIKQLTYEFLPTYDIDFAYKYKGLPVWRQLGKLVKNAYQFPREFKRQLMVLLGQTQDPYDVFDFLEQAHQSLDLEAAHYFFLLGDYGPYDKNTPWQAAILGQLIQQLTQKGNQIGIHPAYAGDWEQQLERLAFWTKTRPKQSRQHFLRLRFPQTYQQLIALGIESDYSMGYAANIGFRAAYSRSFYWFDLEQNQATQLRIHPFALMDVSLKNYLSCSLEVAKKLTDELLAELRDVSGRCISLWHNSSFDAAEGWGGWPEFYLDFLKRAKKNELI, from the coding sequence ATGCGAGTAGTTGCTTTTTATTCGCCCTTTTTCTCCGCTCGTTTGGAATATATTTGTTCCCTTATTTTTGAGGAGCATTTGGGGCTTTCTCTTTTATATTTGTCCAGCAAAGTAGATTTTTTGGCTTATGAGGGGCCAAAATTAGCTTATGGTGAATTGAAAGAGAGTTCACTGTTTATTCCTCAAGCTACAGCTATTTTGTCCCAAAAGGATATACGGCCATTACCTGCTATGGATTGGCAAATGGATCAAAATGCTTGGCCTTTTACTTTGGTTGGTCGTTCTGGCTTGCTGGATTTTGATCTTTTGAGTTTAGCCTTTTTGGCCGTTAGTCGCTATGAGGAGTATTTGCTTTTTCAGGAAGACCAGCATGGGCGCTTTTCTGCAGATCAATCCTTTTTTTCAACTTATTTGCGGCGCCCTTGGCTAGATTATCATTTTAATCGCTTGGGAGAGTTATTGGTCCAACAGTTTCCTCAACTCGAAATCAAACAGCTAACCTATGAATTTTTGCCAACCTATGATATAGACTTTGCCTACAAGTATAAGGGGCTGCCAGTCTGGCGACAACTAGGGAAGTTAGTTAAAAATGCCTATCAATTTCCAAGAGAATTTAAACGGCAGTTAATGGTTTTATTGGGGCAGACTCAAGACCCTTATGATGTTTTTGATTTTTTAGAACAGGCCCATCAGTCTTTGGATCTAGAAGCTGCACATTATTTTTTTCTTTTAGGAGATTATGGTCCCTATGACAAAAATACTCCTTGGCAGGCGGCTATTTTAGGACAATTGATTCAGCAATTGACTCAGAAAGGCAATCAAATTGGTATTCACCCCGCTTATGCTGGTGATTGGGAGCAACAGTTAGAACGGCTAGCTTTCTGGACCAAAACTCGACCAAAGCAAAGTCGACAACATTTTTTGCGCCTTCGTTTTCCCCAAACATACCAACAGCTTATAGCTTTGGGCATCGAGTCTGATTATAGCATGGGCTATGCAGCCAATATAGGTTTTCGAGCAGCGTATAGCCGCTCTTTTTATTGGTTTGATTTAGAGCAAAACCAAGCGACACAGCTGCGAATTCACCCTTTTGCCCTTATGGATGTGAGTCTAAAAAATTATCTGTCTTGCTCTTTAGAAGTGGCCAAAAAACTGACCGATGAGTTGTTGGCTGAGTTGCGAGATGTCTCTGGCCGATGTATCAGCTTATGGCACAATAGCTCTTTTGATGCAGCTGAAGGCTGGGGCGGCTGGCCCGAATTTTATCTCGATTTTTTGAAAAGGGCAAAAAAAAATGAACTGATATAA
- a CDS encoding glycosyltransferase family 2 protein — protein MYKGQKVVVVLPAYNAAQTLEITYQEIPFDLVDEVILCDDCSRDNTVDVARELGIQHIIRHESNKGYGGNQKSLYNKALAIGGDIVIMLHPDYQYTPKLIPAMVNILGEGLYPAVLGSRILGMGALKGGMPLYKYVANRFLTFTQNLLINYKLSEYHTGYRAFHRELLEGIDYNANDDDFVFDNEMLSQIVYAGFDIAEVTCPTKYFEEASSINFRRSMKYGFGVLRVSLQHRLNKWGLLQLARYQKPS, from the coding sequence ATGTATAAAGGACAAAAAGTGGTGGTCGTTTTGCCGGCCTATAATGCAGCACAAACCTTAGAAATTACGTATCAGGAAATTCCCTTTGACTTGGTGGATGAAGTTATCCTTTGTGATGATTGTAGTCGAGATAATACTGTAGATGTGGCTAGAGAACTAGGTATACAGCATATTATTCGGCATGAAAGCAACAAAGGATATGGAGGCAATCAGAAATCGCTTTATAATAAAGCCTTAGCAATAGGGGGAGATATTGTGATTATGTTGCATCCTGATTATCAATACACGCCCAAGTTAATTCCCGCCATGGTGAATATTTTGGGAGAGGGCTTATATCCAGCTGTTTTGGGTTCGCGTATTTTGGGTATGGGCGCTTTGAAAGGCGGGATGCCGCTTTATAAGTATGTGGCCAACCGCTTTTTGACCTTTACGCAAAACTTGTTGATTAACTATAAATTGTCGGAATACCATACGGGTTATCGCGCTTTTCATCGGGAGTTATTGGAGGGGATTGATTACAATGCGAATGATGATGATTTTGTATTTGACAATGAGATGCTTTCGCAGATTGTGTATGCGGGTTTTGACATAGCGGAAGTTACTTGTCCGACCAAATACTTTGAAGAGGCCTCAAGTATTAACTTTCGGCGTTCGATGAAGTATGGATTTGGGGTATTGCGTGTGTCTTTGCAGCATCGTCTCAATAAATGGGGGCTGCTTCAGCTAGCCCGTTATCAAAAGCCTAGCTAG
- a CDS encoding zinc ribbon domain-containing protein YjdM: MEVKDANGNILEDGDAVTVTQDLKVKGSSMVVKRGTKVKSIRLTDNPEEVDCKVEGSAIVLKTCYLKKAADKKKKKKK, translated from the coding sequence ATGGAAGTAAAAGATGCCAATGGCAACATTCTAGAGGATGGGGATGCCGTAACTGTAACCCAAGATTTGAAAGTAAAAGGCAGCTCGATGGTAGTAAAAAGAGGGACCAAAGTGAAAAGCATTCGTTTGACGGATAATCCCGAAGAAGTGGATTGTAAGGTAGAGGGCAGTGCTATTGTTTTGAAGACCTGCTACTTGAAAAAAGCGGCTGACAAAAAGAAAAAGAAGAAAAAATAG
- a CDS encoding thrombospondin, with protein MNFPKVMLFALLLLSPGFILANNDMDQDGIADLLDFDADNDGIPNYIEEAYTPKDQDGDGIPNYLDLDSDNDGIPDLVEAGMLDQNGDGRVDEFIDEDQDGWHDFANISYAQLDIDQDGLPAFLDLDFDGDGQADLWLWEQMELDRDENGQLDSFRDLDQDGLDDRFDGDLVNIQLLGENTIPPSKHIALLYEQVHNAPAANVSCEEVDQYGLCYDTQL; from the coding sequence ATGAATTTCCCCAAAGTCATGTTATTTGCCCTACTACTCCTTAGCCCAGGCTTTATCTTAGCCAATAATGATATGGACCAAGACGGCATCGCTGATCTGCTTGATTTTGACGCGGATAACGACGGTATCCCCAACTATATAGAAGAGGCTTATACCCCTAAAGATCAGGATGGAGATGGCATTCCCAATTACTTAGACCTAGATAGCGATAACGACGGTATTCCCGATTTGGTAGAAGCAGGTATGCTAGACCAAAACGGCGATGGCCGAGTAGATGAATTTATTGATGAGGACCAAGATGGCTGGCATGATTTCGCAAATATAAGCTATGCTCAACTCGATATTGACCAAGATGGACTTCCTGCTTTTTTGGACCTAGATTTTGATGGAGATGGCCAAGCAGACCTTTGGCTTTGGGAACAAATGGAATTGGACCGAGATGAAAATGGTCAGCTCGATAGTTTTAGAGATTTGGACCAAGATGGCCTAGATGATCGCTTTGATGGCGACTTGGTCAATATTCAACTTCTCGGAGAAAATACAATTCCGCCTTCTAAACATATTGCCCTTCTATACGAGCAAGTCCACAATGCTCCCGCAGCAAATGTAAGCTGTGAAGAGGTCGATCAATATGGCCTTTGCTATGATACTCAACTGTAA
- a CDS encoding NAD(P)H-dependent oxidoreductase: protein MKKQHIFVINAGFPFGHSPGQFNQSLLALDLDFFGPKEGYELQYTKLSEEYDLEEEVEKFLWADTIIYHMPIWWFHMPFRFKEYIDRVFTQGHGRIYASDGRSSKNPKINYGTGGLLDGRNYLVTSSWNAPKEAFEWEGEFFQQKSVDEGVLFPFHRMNAFVGLEFKDSLHFHDIEKNARAADEFARYQAFLTKNFS from the coding sequence ATGAAAAAGCAACATATTTTTGTAATAAACGCTGGCTTCCCATTTGGTCATTCTCCTGGTCAATTTAACCAAAGTCTATTAGCGCTTGATCTTGATTTTTTTGGCCCCAAAGAAGGTTATGAACTGCAATACACTAAACTAAGTGAAGAATATGATTTAGAGGAAGAAGTAGAAAAATTCCTTTGGGCCGACACCATTATTTATCATATGCCAATTTGGTGGTTTCATATGCCTTTTCGTTTCAAGGAATATATTGATCGGGTCTTTACCCAGGGACATGGACGAATTTATGCCAGTGATGGTCGATCTTCTAAAAACCCCAAAATTAATTATGGAACTGGGGGCTTACTAGATGGCCGCAACTACCTAGTAACCAGCAGTTGGAATGCCCCTAAGGAAGCTTTTGAATGGGAAGGCGAGTTTTTTCAACAAAAATCTGTTGACGAAGGTGTCCTCTTCCCTTTTCATAGAATGAATGCCTTTGTTGGTCTTGAGTTTAAAGATAGTCTGCATTTTCATGATATAGAGAAAAATGCCCGAGCAGCTGACGAATTTGCTAGATATCAGGCATTTTTGACCAAAAATTTCTCTTAG
- a CDS encoding LysR family transcriptional regulator: MLNLEWLRSFKAIYEQGNISRAAPKLYSSQPGLSMQLAALEQHLGYKLFIRAGRKMKPTEEAKQLYAYALPALERLDRVEELFQQRALQKRERIRIGLCSEIFSLVLAPQLSTLSFDVHARFADNSTLFKELEQGLLDLLITAQPLDHSLKNRFEATPFSQEQLYLIGSAHLDLSPFQQAIEDQNYKLLAQQLREFPWYAVVNEMDHSRRFWSDNFNEPLPFQPNFMLPSLSTIIQCLKTQEGLAIIPDILVQKELKNKELQLVWSGKMPSINTLYFIRDKHSRKQKELESLNAIFQQKMPQQAKKELQQ; the protein is encoded by the coding sequence ATGTTAAATTTAGAATGGTTACGCAGCTTTAAGGCAATTTATGAGCAGGGAAATATTAGTCGAGCCGCACCAAAACTATATAGCTCTCAGCCTGGCCTCAGTATGCAGTTAGCAGCTTTAGAACAACATCTGGGCTATAAATTATTTATTCGAGCAGGCCGAAAAATGAAGCCCACAGAAGAAGCTAAGCAACTATATGCCTACGCCTTGCCGGCCCTAGAACGATTGGACCGAGTTGAAGAACTTTTTCAGCAAAGAGCTTTGCAAAAACGAGAGCGAATTCGCATTGGCCTTTGTTCCGAAATTTTTTCACTGGTTTTAGCCCCCCAGCTATCAACGCTCTCTTTTGATGTACATGCCCGATTTGCCGATAACTCAACCCTTTTTAAAGAGTTGGAACAAGGCCTTTTGGATCTCTTAATTACGGCTCAACCGCTAGATCATAGCCTGAAAAACCGCTTCGAAGCAACACCTTTTTCTCAAGAACAACTTTATCTGATTGGCTCTGCTCATTTAGATCTTTCTCCTTTTCAGCAGGCAATTGAGGACCAAAATTACAAGCTATTAGCGCAGCAGCTAAGAGAATTTCCATGGTATGCAGTGGTCAATGAAATGGACCATAGCCGCCGATTTTGGTCCGATAATTTTAATGAACCCTTGCCTTTTCAACCCAACTTTATGCTGCCCAGCCTTTCAACTATTATTCAATGCCTAAAAACACAAGAAGGGCTGGCTATTATTCCCGATATCCTCGTTCAAAAAGAGCTGAAAAATAAAGAATTACAGCTTGTCTGGAGCGGGAAAATGCCTTCGATCAATACCCTCTATTTTATTCGAGATAAACATAGCCGCAAACAGAAAGAATTAGAATCACTCAACGCTATTTTTCAACAAAAAATGCCTCAGCAGGCAAAGAAAGAATTGCAGCAATAA
- a CDS encoding protein kinase domain-containing protein, producing MSSNSFYLEKTKERILLAAKPFAHGGEGELYKVRSPRSLVNRVVKLYYPHKLQVEKKAKLRALQAYPPSSLEEQKAIFVWPEELVLDQNKQLRGLLMPFVEGHKLELFCLPKLPSRLGDAFQVYNLGTENSRVLRLCLAFELALGLAHLQAEERYVLVDLKPENILFSAEKQLAFVDLDAMQLEHPDGIEKATVSTPEYSGPEYYGADRPVVFDASWDNFSLAVIIYKLLFGIHPFAATAEGEYVQLASLHQKIEAGLFVHNSAFSFSVIPAPHQVFRDQSLALQEGFKQAFIAGHKHPSFRPAAKDWCYLLWAELGDSDLLERFAGFYPLKWREKGRWLTVSELAGSLELEAKSLDELQAAIRADWARQALLLPTTLPKAVIFPTYLRKEILFALPILVVLGAFLSLIFHWAYGFQKSFSIFPVALALALVGYYKREKLLLQERQAVKIGAIWAELKALNEESEQPPLADKELAYWELEEEKKQLERDYQQRLAELEKERQALVLEERIFAQKREEEAIKEWSNQKNLATPAAIWQKKDAFLNRLWEQFPYPLKGQKSIAGARVHLGELEVEELARLASLSFSADKKEASLVQLQINYENQKAFLEKEERALKSNWAQEELEGNRRLKQLANFKRNYKKKLPSIRPNLDQGLLNELGIESMLALEGVDLEKAEIQFIGGEKRSLAAWAAEKPFLMKELSAWWLELMQRKKAFYAQQKPSNLKRALKDLAKEQKQLQQKYEQEKTALEQADANFFRAEAINLIKLKYSCWRKQLKELEKKLGESALNEQQQKALKKWKKAFLMAQMQYRYDWELLSRQQKALFLPIGFEERMNFEQKDRQQYLEELLASYYQTYGHEKAPKLEAP from the coding sequence ATGTCTAGTAACAGTTTCTATTTAGAAAAAACGAAAGAGCGTATTTTGTTGGCTGCCAAGCCTTTTGCCCATGGGGGAGAAGGAGAGTTATATAAGGTAAGGAGTCCCCGCTCTTTAGTTAATCGGGTGGTGAAATTGTATTATCCGCATAAGTTGCAGGTCGAAAAAAAGGCCAAGTTGCGGGCTTTGCAAGCTTATCCGCCCAGTTCTTTGGAAGAACAAAAGGCTATTTTCGTTTGGCCTGAGGAATTAGTTTTGGACCAAAATAAGCAACTGAGGGGCTTGCTCATGCCTTTTGTGGAAGGGCATAAACTAGAGCTTTTTTGTTTGCCCAAATTGCCTAGTCGCTTGGGGGATGCTTTTCAGGTCTATAATTTAGGGACAGAAAATAGTCGAGTTTTGCGGCTTTGCCTAGCTTTTGAATTGGCTTTGGGTTTAGCGCATTTGCAAGCGGAAGAACGCTATGTTCTAGTTGATTTGAAGCCCGAAAATATCTTATTTAGTGCGGAAAAACAATTGGCTTTTGTCGATTTGGATGCTATGCAGTTGGAGCATCCCGATGGCATCGAAAAGGCGACGGTAAGTACGCCAGAGTATAGTGGGCCAGAGTATTATGGAGCTGATCGGCCTGTTGTTTTTGATGCGAGTTGGGATAATTTTTCTTTGGCCGTTATCATCTATAAATTATTATTTGGGATTCATCCTTTTGCGGCCACGGCAGAGGGCGAATATGTGCAACTGGCGAGTTTGCATCAAAAGATTGAGGCGGGACTTTTTGTGCATAATTCGGCTTTTTCTTTTTCGGTTATTCCTGCCCCACATCAAGTTTTTAGAGATCAGTCGCTGGCTTTGCAAGAAGGATTTAAGCAGGCTTTTATTGCTGGGCATAAACATCCTTCGTTTCGGCCTGCGGCTAAAGATTGGTGTTATCTGTTGTGGGCCGAGTTAGGGGATAGTGACTTATTGGAGCGTTTTGCAGGTTTTTATCCCTTAAAATGGCGTGAAAAGGGGCGTTGGTTGACTGTTTCAGAATTAGCTGGTTCTTTGGAGCTTGAGGCGAAAAGTTTGGATGAGTTGCAGGCGGCTATTCGAGCAGATTGGGCCAGACAGGCCTTGCTTTTACCTACAACTTTGCCTAAAGCTGTAATTTTTCCGACTTATTTGCGCAAAGAAATTTTATTTGCGCTGCCTATTCTAGTTGTGCTTGGGGCCTTTTTGTCGCTTATTTTTCATTGGGCCTATGGGTTTCAGAAAAGCTTTTCCATATTTCCCGTTGCTCTAGCTTTGGCGCTGGTAGGTTATTATAAGCGAGAAAAACTCTTGCTGCAAGAGCGGCAAGCAGTGAAAATAGGCGCAATTTGGGCTGAACTAAAGGCATTGAATGAAGAAAGTGAGCAGCCTCCTTTGGCTGATAAAGAGTTAGCTTATTGGGAGTTGGAAGAAGAAAAAAAGCAATTAGAAAGAGATTATCAGCAGCGATTGGCAGAATTGGAGAAAGAGCGGCAGGCTTTGGTATTGGAAGAGCGCATTTTTGCGCAAAAGCGAGAAGAGGAAGCGATAAAAGAGTGGTCCAATCAAAAAAATCTAGCCACTCCAGCCGCTATTTGGCAAAAAAAAGATGCCTTTTTAAATCGCTTATGGGAGCAGTTTCCTTATCCCTTGAAAGGGCAAAAAAGTATAGCGGGAGCTAGGGTGCATCTAGGAGAATTGGAAGTTGAGGAATTGGCCCGTTTAGCCTCTCTTAGTTTTTCCGCAGATAAAAAAGAGGCTAGTTTAGTGCAGCTTCAGATCAATTATGAAAACCAAAAAGCCTTTTTGGAGAAGGAAGAGCGAGCTTTAAAGAGTAATTGGGCGCAGGAAGAGCTAGAAGGAAATCGAAGATTGAAGCAGTTGGCTAATTTTAAGCGAAATTATAAAAAGAAATTGCCATCTATTAGGCCTAATTTAGATCAAGGATTGCTTAATGAGCTCGGTATAGAAAGTATGTTAGCTTTGGAAGGGGTTGATCTTGAAAAGGCTGAAATACAGTTTATAGGAGGAGAAAAACGCTCTTTAGCGGCTTGGGCAGCAGAAAAACCTTTTTTGATGAAGGAGTTGTCTGCTTGGTGGTTAGAGCTGATGCAGAGAAAAAAGGCCTTTTATGCTCAGCAGAAGCCAAGTAATTTAAAGCGAGCGCTAAAGGATTTGGCTAAGGAGCAGAAGCAGCTGCAGCAAAAATATGAGCAAGAAAAGACCGCTTTAGAACAAGCTGATGCCAATTTTTTTAGAGCAGAGGCCATCAATTTAATAAAACTAAAGTACAGCTGTTGGAGAAAACAACTGAAGGAGCTAGAGAAAAAATTGGGAGAAAGCGCGCTTAATGAGCAGCAGCAAAAGGCATTAAAAAAATGGAAAAAAGCATTTTTGATGGCCCAGATGCAATATCGCTATGATTGGGAGTTATTATCTCGTCAACAAAAGGCCCTTTTTCTACCTATTGGTTTTGAAGAGCGAATGAATTTTGAGCAAAAAGATAGACAACAATACCTAGAAGAACTTCTAGCTAGTTATTATCAAACTTATGGACATGAAAAAGCCCCCAAATTGGAGGCTCCTTAG
- a CDS encoding AAA family ATPase: MNGKLQLIIGPMFSGKSTLLLTRYRRYRIAGKACLLVKYAKDRRYDDSAAMIVTHDKLRYEATACTKLAELDDLVQDYEVICIDEIQFYPDAADFADRWANQGKIVECCGLSGDYKREPFEQISRLIPRCDDITHVKAVCKSSGLDAPFSQRFSQEEEQEVIGGSDKYQAVSRAVYLQQQKKED, encoded by the coding sequence ATGAACGGAAAATTACAGCTTATCATCGGCCCGATGTTCTCGGGCAAAAGTACCCTTTTGCTTACTCGTTATCGTCGTTATCGGATTGCGGGAAAAGCCTGTTTATTAGTGAAATACGCCAAAGATCGTCGATATGATGACTCTGCGGCAATGATTGTTACGCATGATAAATTGCGTTATGAGGCTACAGCCTGTACCAAGTTAGCAGAGCTAGATGATTTGGTCCAAGATTATGAGGTCATTTGCATTGATGAGATTCAGTTTTATCCCGATGCGGCTGATTTTGCTGATCGTTGGGCGAATCAGGGCAAAATTGTAGAATGTTGTGGTTTGAGTGGGGATTATAAGCGAGAGCCATTTGAGCAAATTAGTCGCTTAATTCCCCGTTGTGATGATATTACGCATGTAAAAGCGGTTTGTAAGAGTTCGGGTTTGGATGCGCCTTTTAGCCAGCGTTTTTCACAGGAAGAGGAGCAGGAAGTTATTGGTGGTTCGGATAAGTATCAGGCAGTTTCTAGAGCAGTTTATTTGCAGCAACAGAAGAAGGAAGACTAA
- a CDS encoding pentapeptide repeat-containing protein, which translates to MKQTLSLFSLLLICFFSFSTALLAQEESEMDEQQYRMLKKGKKYWDAYRKNFPDKPINLAGANLSGMDLSNMDLTGANLSEADLRGVNFYETVLEDANLSGADFGEFNGKVAELRRTNLKNADLSAADLTGARLRKANCEGTNFTAASLVGVNLEKTNLEGASLREADMENTTFYRTILIKCDMTDAENLETAKMDEVIRKKEDMYILDQPDYR; encoded by the coding sequence ATGAAACAGACACTTTCACTTTTTAGCCTACTCCTAATATGCTTCTTTAGCTTTTCTACAGCTCTATTGGCCCAAGAGGAAAGCGAAATGGATGAGCAGCAATATCGCATGCTCAAAAAGGGCAAAAAATATTGGGATGCCTATCGCAAGAATTTTCCCGATAAGCCTATTAATTTGGCAGGAGCCAATCTTTCGGGTATGGACCTTTCTAATATGGACCTGACAGGGGCCAACCTGAGCGAAGCGGACCTAAGAGGAGTCAACTTCTATGAAACAGTTTTAGAAGATGCCAACCTTTCTGGAGCCGACTTTGGCGAGTTTAATGGCAAAGTAGCCGAATTGCGCCGCACCAATCTCAAAAATGCAGACCTTAGCGCTGCTGATCTCACTGGCGCCCGCTTGCGCAAAGCCAATTGCGAAGGGACCAATTTTACAGCAGCTAGTTTGGTGGGGGTGAACTTAGAAAAAACAAACCTAGAAGGGGCTAGCCTACGCGAAGCCGATATGGAAAATACCACCTTCTACCGTACGATCCTCATCAAATGTGATATGACAGATGCCGAAAATCTAGAAACGGCCAAGATGGATGAGGTCATTCGGAAGAAAGAAGATATGTATATTTTAGATCAACCAGACTACCGTTAG
- a CDS encoding DUF7793 family protein yields MEKQLPWGKMYYQDGVFICDIAKGAHIDIAEMDIWADTAAEFSAGQPFTFLVNLSEMKSVSKEARRLKIYEDERLHIIAGAIQIKSVLSKMLANFFLQMNKIPSPVRMFNDREKALSWLAKLQNDEGA; encoded by the coding sequence ATGGAAAAGCAACTTCCTTGGGGAAAAATGTATTATCAGGATGGCGTATTTATTTGTGATATTGCCAAAGGAGCACATATTGATATAGCAGAAATGGACATTTGGGCCGATACAGCAGCAGAATTCTCTGCGGGCCAGCCCTTTACTTTTTTGGTCAATCTTTCTGAGATGAAATCGGTTTCGAAAGAAGCAAGGCGGCTAAAAATTTATGAAGATGAGCGTTTGCATATCATTGCTGGTGCCATTCAAATTAAGTCAGTACTTTCTAAAATGCTGGCCAACTTCTTTTTGCAAATGAATAAAATTCCTAGTCCCGTTCGGATGTTTAACGATAGAGAAAAAGCCCTAAGCTGGCTAGCCAAATTGCAAAATGATGAGGGAGCTTAA
- a CDS encoding WG repeat-containing protein, giving the protein MYIKATYTLNIFIAYHPDDRPKFEELYQHLKELDEQNETYQVNKIWYSKTKLDSGDYEQLAEMMEAADLLLLLLSEASILTPLFSGRNLKTALDLHRKEKTLVVPIILNTCWWEDTAYRELAVLPRAGLPIYDSENVKNELFDQLVQDLNQKLLKVRQQKFDLEDTFKDLLEEADTLFANWEQQPERLRSALPLYKDALEHWREGFVPHREILEAKIDRCHREIDFRHYARAAREAWQQKRYQDAYFNCKDALQLRKDAEMEGLFKQVNQLLQAEELAIKRAPFDKHIKAAQALFLELQWGRAKEEFRKALDFYEEGFTPTKAVILHKIEICRREAIWLESEQTANKAYEEQRYAESVELLLNGVKDMHAEAFEKIDRMLKLVKLLENVSRFQDAKSKRWGFYNKADESVIIAPKYLAAYDFSENLAAVKKWDKWGFIDIEGNEVIPFVYDFVGHFRHGITEVWQAKEHFFINHRGERVDQFGHSTKDPF; this is encoded by the coding sequence ATGTATATTAAGGCTACATATACGCTTAATATTTTTATTGCTTATCATCCGGATGATCGGCCCAAGTTTGAGGAGTTATATCAGCATCTCAAGGAGTTGGACGAGCAGAATGAAACCTATCAGGTGAATAAAATTTGGTATAGTAAAACCAAATTAGATAGTGGGGATTATGAGCAATTGGCGGAGATGATGGAGGCTGCGGATTTGTTATTACTTTTATTGAGTGAGGCCTCTATTTTAACTCCTTTGTTTTCGGGCCGCAATTTAAAAACGGCTTTAGACTTGCATCGCAAGGAAAAAACCTTGGTGGTGCCTATTATATTGAACACTTGTTGGTGGGAGGATACTGCTTATCGAGAATTGGCGGTTTTGCCTCGGGCGGGTTTGCCTATTTATGATAGCGAAAACGTAAAGAACGAGCTTTTTGACCAATTGGTGCAGGACCTCAATCAAAAGCTGTTAAAGGTTCGACAGCAGAAATTTGATTTAGAGGATACCTTTAAAGACCTTTTGGAAGAGGCGGATACGCTTTTTGCGAATTGGGAACAGCAGCCAGAGCGTTTGCGTTCGGCTTTGCCCTTATATAAGGATGCGCTAGAGCATTGGCGGGAGGGATTTGTGCCACATCGCGAAATTTTAGAGGCCAAAATTGATCGATGTCATCGAGAAATTGATTTTCGGCATTATGCTCGGGCAGCTCGAGAAGCTTGGCAACAAAAGCGTTATCAGGATGCTTATTTTAATTGTAAGGATGCCTTACAATTGCGCAAAGATGCGGAAATGGAAGGCTTGTTTAAGCAAGTTAATCAGCTTTTGCAGGCCGAAGAACTGGCCATTAAGCGGGCACCTTTCGATAAGCATATTAAAGCGGCTCAAGCTCTTTTTTTAGAGTTGCAATGGGGGAGGGCCAAGGAAGAGTTTCGCAAGGCATTAGACTTTTATGAGGAGGGCTTTACTCCTACAAAAGCCGTTATTTTGCACAAAATAGAAATTTGTCGAAGGGAGGCTATTTGGCTAGAATCGGAACAAACTGCGAATAAAGCCTACGAAGAGCAGCGTTATGCAGAATCTGTAGAATTGTTGCTCAACGGGGTAAAAGATATGCATGCAGAGGCTTTTGAGAAAATTGACCGCATGCTAAAATTGGTCAAGTTACTAGAAAATGTTAGTCGCTTTCAGGATGCTAAAAGTAAGCGTTGGGGCTTTTACAATAAGGCTGATGAGTCTGTTATTATTGCTCCAAAGTATTTGGCGGCCTATGATTTTAGTGAAAATCTGGCTGCAGTGAAAAAATGGGATAAATGGGGCTTTATTGATATAGAAGGCAATGAAGTGATCCCTTTTGTATATGACTTTGTGGGGCATTTTCGTCATGGGATTACAGAGGTTTGGCAGGCCAAAGAGCACTTTTTTATTAACCATAGGGGAGAGCGGGTAGACCAATTTGGGCATAGTACTAAAGATCCATTTTAA